The following are encoded together in the Streptomyces sp. NBC_00358 genome:
- a CDS encoding sulfatase-like hydrolase/transferase: MSFKTSSRQLPNTDETPPRDEPAPEPPTDAAPGPDAPDADEDAAASGEGEAAAGAAPEIPPAGTTAQAAPAEGATSITPETPAGSPPEATSAEETPPPETGTDTGTDTDSDAETDADADATLAETAGPVEADAPADGPAAAVVSETETGTGTAEAVEVGGDDVSAPSEESAEDGADGPDPAVGDGSGAGDGGGGGDGEEPPGGEPPVRGGWRGRYPVAARTLAWTTTLVAAALVLFALLMPSKADKFQTAEFLRLPVEAIFGAALLIVLPRRPRIAVTVTAGLGLGVLTVLNLLDIGFNEYLGRGFNVVLDWSLFSDAQSYLQDTFGKDGALGIAALVVTLVIAVLALMTLSVVRLGNLVARNTETATRTTLVLAIAWVTCAALGVQYTGVPVASEHVALVVQNRAAAVRQTLRDEAEFAKISKKDNFANTPPDQLLTDLRGKDMIITFIESYGRSAIEDPVMAPGVDATLTAENKKLTQAGFAAKSGWLTSATYGGSSWLGHSTFMSGLWISNQQRYRTVTAGDHLTLPGAFKKTGDYDTVGVMPGIQKAWPEQKFYGIDKLYDAHHLGYKGPKFSWSTMPDQYALTAYERLVHSKKHDKPLMSTIILTSSHQPWAPIPKTVPQDQVGDGSIYDAIQKAGKKPGDIITSSQKSKVEYGKSIQYSVTSLIDFLVKYGNKNTVLIYLGDHQPIARVSGDHASRDVPVSIVAKDPKVLDRIADWGWADGLQPQHSTPVWKMSAFRDRFLTAYGSTPHP; the protein is encoded by the coding sequence TTGTCGTTCAAAACGAGCTCTCGACAGCTGCCGAACACGGACGAGACGCCTCCGCGCGACGAGCCGGCACCGGAGCCGCCCACGGACGCGGCCCCGGGTCCCGACGCGCCGGACGCGGATGAGGACGCCGCCGCCTCGGGCGAGGGGGAGGCAGCGGCCGGGGCGGCCCCCGAGATACCCCCGGCCGGCACGACGGCCCAGGCCGCGCCGGCCGAGGGGGCCACCTCGATCACCCCCGAGACCCCGGCCGGATCTCCGCCCGAAGCCACCTCCGCCGAGGAGACACCCCCTCCCGAGACCGGCACGGACACCGGCACGGACACGGACAGCGACGCCGAGACCGACGCCGACGCCGACGCCACCCTCGCCGAGACGGCGGGTCCGGTCGAGGCCGATGCCCCCGCCGACGGCCCCGCCGCAGCGGTCGTGAGCGAGACGGAGACCGGGACCGGGACGGCGGAGGCCGTCGAGGTCGGCGGTGACGACGTCTCCGCGCCGTCGGAGGAGTCGGCGGAGGACGGCGCCGACGGCCCCGACCCGGCCGTCGGGGACGGGAGCGGGGCCGGTGACGGCGGCGGTGGCGGCGACGGGGAGGAGCCTCCGGGAGGCGAGCCGCCCGTGCGCGGCGGCTGGCGCGGCCGCTACCCCGTGGCCGCCCGCACCCTCGCGTGGACCACGACCCTCGTCGCGGCCGCCCTCGTCCTGTTCGCGCTGCTCATGCCGAGCAAGGCGGACAAGTTCCAGACGGCCGAGTTCCTGCGCCTCCCGGTGGAGGCGATCTTCGGTGCCGCGCTGCTGATCGTCCTGCCCCGCAGGCCGCGGATCGCCGTGACGGTGACCGCCGGGCTCGGTCTGGGCGTCCTGACCGTCCTGAACCTCCTGGACATCGGCTTCAACGAATACCTCGGACGGGGCTTCAACGTCGTCCTCGACTGGTCGCTCTTCAGCGACGCGCAGTCCTACCTCCAGGACACGTTCGGCAAGGACGGCGCGCTCGGCATCGCGGCCCTGGTCGTGACGCTCGTGATCGCCGTACTGGCCCTCATGACGCTGTCGGTCGTCCGCCTGGGCAACCTGGTGGCGCGGAACACCGAGACGGCGACCCGCACGACGCTGGTCCTGGCCATCGCCTGGGTCACCTGCGCGGCGCTGGGCGTGCAGTACACCGGGGTGCCCGTCGCCTCCGAGCACGTCGCGCTGGTCGTCCAGAACCGGGCGGCGGCGGTACGGCAGACACTGCGGGACGAGGCCGAGTTCGCCAAGATCTCCAAGAAGGACAACTTCGCGAACACACCGCCGGATCAGCTGCTCACCGATCTGCGCGGCAAGGACATGATCATCACGTTCATCGAGAGCTACGGCCGCAGCGCCATCGAGGACCCGGTCATGGCACCGGGCGTCGACGCGACGCTCACCGCGGAGAACAAGAAGCTGACCCAGGCCGGTTTCGCGGCGAAGAGCGGCTGGCTCACCTCGGCGACGTACGGCGGCAGTAGCTGGCTCGGCCACTCGACGTTCATGTCGGGCCTGTGGATCAGCAACCAGCAGCGGTACCGCACCGTGACCGCGGGCGACCACCTGACCCTGCCCGGCGCCTTCAAGAAGACCGGTGACTACGACACCGTCGGCGTCATGCCGGGCATCCAGAAGGCCTGGCCCGAGCAGAAGTTCTACGGCATCGACAAGCTCTACGACGCCCACCATCTCGGTTACAAGGGACCGAAGTTCAGCTGGTCGACCATGCCCGACCAGTACGCCCTGACCGCGTACGAGCGCCTGGTGCACAGCAAGAAGCACGACAAGCCGCTGATGTCGACGATCATCCTGACCTCCAGCCACCAGCCCTGGGCGCCGATCCCCAAGACCGTCCCCCAGGACCAGGTCGGCGACGGATCGATCTACGACGCCATCCAGAAGGCCGGCAAGAAGCCCGGTGACATCATCACCAGCTCGCAGAAGTCGAAGGTGGAGTACGGCAAGTCGATCCAGTACTCGGTGACGAGCCTGATCGACTTCCTCGTGAAGTACGGCAACAAGAACACCGTGCTGATCTACCTCGGCGACCACCAGCCGATCGCCCGGGTCAGCGGCGACCACGCCAGTCGCGACGTGCCCGTCTCCATCGTCGCCAAGGACCCGAAGGTGCTCGACAGGATCGCCGACTGGGGCTGGGCCGACGGCCTTCAGCCCCAGCACAGCACGCCGGTGTGGAAGATGAGCGCGTTCCGCGACCGCTTCCTGACGGCGTACGGATCCACTCCGCACCCGTAG
- a CDS encoding ABC transporter substrate-binding protein translates to MRSVRLWIPAALLVLVGVGVAGRQMMPEKGNSDRTITVGTTDAVTSLDPAGAYDAGSWALFSNVFQSLLTFEPGAAKPVPDAAKSCAFTGTGLRTYRCTLRDDLTFASGRTMTAEDVKFSFDRVRTIADEVGPASLFSTLGSVDASGRTVTFHLSSADATFPFKVATGAGSIVDSTLYPKHSLRTGTDVDGTGPYVLKAYTKNERAVLAPNSRYKGAIGDLGRPVALRYYANSQTLEVARKAKELDVAARQLPPAVLAALSPSDPAQRVTEADSAETRNLVLNVRARSPLHDRRVRQAVASLIDRDKLVDRTYKGTTEALYGLIPAGINGHSTSFFDHYPNPDAKKARALLTEAGVPLPVRFTYGYAEGRGAAGEEAAELKRQLEADGLFKVTTEGFEWTEFQKRYAEGGLDAWAVGWVADYPDADTFGAPLVGTGNSMKNGYSSPDVDRQIRETQQDEDRSRTADAFRRLQETVARDVPLIPLWQRKDYVVSTEDVSGGQYLSDGTGVFRLWRLNWL, encoded by the coding sequence ATGCGATCGGTTCGCTTATGGATTCCGGCGGCACTGCTCGTCCTGGTGGGCGTGGGTGTGGCCGGCCGGCAGATGATGCCGGAGAAGGGGAACAGCGACCGCACGATCACGGTGGGCACGACGGACGCCGTCACGTCGCTCGACCCCGCGGGAGCCTACGACGCCGGATCGTGGGCGTTGTTCAGCAATGTCTTCCAGTCGCTGCTCACCTTCGAGCCCGGCGCCGCCAAACCCGTTCCGGACGCCGCCAAGAGCTGCGCGTTCACCGGCACGGGGTTGCGCACGTATCGCTGCACGCTCCGCGACGACCTGACGTTCGCGAGCGGGCGCACGATGACCGCCGAGGACGTGAAGTTCTCCTTCGACCGCGTCAGGACGATCGCCGACGAGGTCGGGCCCGCCTCGCTCTTCTCCACCCTGGGCAGCGTGGACGCGAGCGGGCGGACCGTCACCTTCCACCTGTCCTCGGCCGACGCGACCTTCCCGTTCAAAGTGGCGACCGGCGCCGGGTCGATCGTCGACAGCACCCTCTATCCCAAGCACAGCCTGCGTACCGGCACCGACGTCGACGGCACCGGGCCGTACGTCCTGAAGGCGTACACGAAGAACGAGCGGGCCGTCCTCGCGCCCAACTCCCGCTACAAGGGCGCCATCGGTGACCTCGGCAGGCCCGTGGCGCTTCGCTACTACGCCAACTCGCAGACGCTGGAAGTGGCCCGTAAGGCGAAGGAACTGGACGTAGCGGCCCGTCAGTTGCCGCCCGCCGTGCTCGCCGCGCTCTCGCCGAGCGACCCCGCGCAGCGCGTCACCGAGGCCGACAGTGCCGAGACCCGCAACCTCGTCCTCAATGTGCGGGCGCGTTCGCCCCTGCACGACCGGCGGGTACGGCAGGCCGTCGCGTCGCTGATCGACCGCGACAAGCTCGTCGACCGGACGTACAAGGGGACCACCGAGGCGCTGTACGGGCTGATCCCTGCGGGGATCAACGGGCATTCGACGTCGTTCTTCGACCACTACCCGAACCCGGACGCCAAGAAGGCGCGGGCCCTGCTGACCGAGGCCGGGGTCCCGCTGCCCGTGCGTTTCACCTACGGGTACGCGGAGGGCCGGGGCGCCGCCGGCGAGGAGGCCGCCGAGCTGAAGCGGCAACTGGAGGCGGACGGACTGTTCAAGGTGACGACCGAGGGCTTCGAGTGGACCGAGTTCCAGAAGCGGTACGCGGAGGGCGGGCTGGACGCCTGGGCGGTCGGCTGGGTCGCCGACTACCCCGACGCGGACACGTTCGGCGCGCCGCTCGTCGGCACCGGCAACAGCATGAAGAACGGCTACAGCAGCCCGGATGTCGACCGGCAGATCCGGGAGACCCAGCAGGACGAGGACCGCAGCCGTACGGCGGACGCCTTCCGGCGGCTCCAGGAAACCGTCGCGCGGGATGTTCCGCTGATTCCCCTGTGGCAGCGCAAGGACTACGTCGTCAGCACCGAGGACGTCAGCGGCGGCCAGTACCTGTCCGACGGGACCGGTGTCTTCCGCCTCTGGCGGCTGAACTGGCTGTGA
- a CDS encoding metallophosphoesterase, producing MVILFVSAGTAALAVLGGLHWYAWRRLVRDTTAGPGAVRRAGTAVFVAGPLLMIGAVASERAGAPFWLQRTLSWPGFLWMAVALYLVLALLAGEALRPVLRRAGERRAAARRDPDGVTSPAVTASEGAGSHEGALPLPGAAPPRNESAAAGPPPTPTGPPAAPPPPETSERPEPAEAPGPTTPADSAASAGSAGSAGSTGDASSPSRRLFVSRVVGGAAAAVAVGTVGYGTYGVLRGPTVKRVTVPLARLPRSAHGFRIAVVSDIHLGPVLGRGFAQKVVDTINSTQPDLIAVVGDLVDGSVKNLGPAAAPLAQLRARHGSYFVTGNHEYFSGAEQWIREVRELGIHPLENARTELAGFDLAGVNDLQGESEGQGPDFGKALGGRDRTRACVLLAHQPVQIHEAVRHGVDLQLSGHTHGGQLWPGNFVAAATNPTLAGLERYGDTQLYVSRGAGAWGPPTRVGAPSDITVVELASRQA from the coding sequence ATGGTCATCTTGTTCGTGTCGGCGGGTACGGCCGCGCTGGCCGTGCTCGGCGGGCTGCACTGGTACGCGTGGCGCCGCCTGGTGCGCGACACCACGGCCGGCCCCGGAGCGGTCCGCCGGGCGGGCACGGCCGTGTTCGTCGCCGGACCGCTCCTGATGATCGGCGCCGTCGCGAGCGAGCGGGCGGGTGCTCCCTTCTGGCTCCAGCGGACGCTGTCCTGGCCCGGGTTCCTGTGGATGGCGGTGGCGCTGTACCTGGTGCTGGCGCTGCTCGCGGGCGAGGCCCTGCGGCCGGTCCTGCGCCGGGCCGGGGAACGCCGGGCCGCCGCCCGGCGGGACCCCGACGGGGTGACGTCCCCCGCCGTGACCGCCTCCGAGGGGGCGGGGTCGCACGAGGGCGCCCTGCCGCTGCCCGGCGCGGCACCGCCCCGGAACGAATCCGCCGCCGCCGGCCCACCGCCCACGCCCACCGGACCCCCCGCCGCACCGCCCCCGCCGGAAACGTCGGAGCGGCCGGAGCCGGCGGAGGCGCCAGGGCCGACGACACCGGCCGACTCGGCGGCCTCGGCCGGATCGGCGGGGTCGGCGGGCTCGACCGGGGATGCTTCTTCGCCGTCGCGGCGTCTCTTCGTCTCGCGTGTCGTGGGCGGTGCGGCCGCCGCCGTCGCGGTGGGGACCGTCGGCTACGGGACGTACGGCGTACTGCGCGGCCCCACGGTGAAGCGGGTCACCGTGCCGCTCGCCCGACTGCCCCGGTCCGCCCACGGTTTCCGGATCGCCGTCGTGAGCGACATCCACCTCGGGCCGGTGCTCGGGCGCGGATTCGCCCAGAAGGTCGTCGACACGATCAACTCCACGCAGCCCGATCTGATCGCCGTCGTCGGTGACCTGGTCGACGGCAGCGTGAAGAACCTCGGTCCCGCCGCCGCGCCGCTCGCCCAACTGCGGGCCCGGCACGGGTCCTACTTCGTGACCGGGAACCACGAGTACTTCTCCGGAGCCGAGCAGTGGATCCGGGAGGTGCGGGAGCTCGGGATCCATCCCCTGGAGAACGCGCGCACCGAGCTGGCCGGTTTCGACCTGGCCGGAGTGAACGACCTCCAGGGCGAGAGCGAGGGACAGGGGCCCGACTTCGGCAAGGCGCTCGGGGGCCGGGACAGGACACGGGCCTGTGTACTGCTCGCACATCAACCCGTGCAGATCCATGAGGCAGTACGCCACGGTGTCGACCTCCAACTGTCCGGACACACCCATGGCGGTCAGCTTTGGCCGGGAAACTTCGTCGCGGCCGCGACCAACCCGACACTCGCGGGCCTGGAGCGCTACGGCGACACGCAGTTGTACGTCTCCCGGGGCGCGGGCGCCTGGGGGCCACCGACCAGGGTCGGCGCGCCCTCGGACATCACGGTCGTCGAACTGGCCTCGCGCCAAGCCTGA
- a CDS encoding SCO4848 family membrane protein, protein MKLSRPVSWFLLAFGVWSWVIWVTFVKNLWQDASGLAFDDAGDPTAYFWVHLTLAVVSFVLGTVVGVIGLRGVRALRQTS, encoded by the coding sequence ATGAAGCTCAGCCGCCCCGTGTCCTGGTTCCTGCTCGCTTTCGGGGTGTGGAGTTGGGTCATTTGGGTCACTTTCGTCAAAAATCTATGGCAGGACGCCAGCGGGCTCGCGTTCGACGACGCGGGCGATCCGACGGCGTACTTCTGGGTGCATCTGACGCTCGCCGTCGTTTCCTTTGTCTTGGGGACGGTCGTCGGGGTCATCGGGTTGCGCGGCGTACGCGCTTTGCGCCAGACGTCGTAA
- a CDS encoding D-alanyl-D-alanine carboxypeptidase family protein codes for MSASKKTVTRSLLVASATLLTLSLTAPAFADADPDTGPTESPSPSATPPANMSTLGGERLGRPGSQVNLGGGAPVLPKDVTARSWIVADAESGDVLAAHNAHWRLPPASTLKMLFADTVLPKFPRTTRHKVIPSDLAGIGAGSSVVGIKENETYTVHDLWLGVFLRSGNDAVHVLSAMNGGVAETVKDMRAHAEDLQALDTNVVSPDGYDARGQVSSAYDLSLFARSGLQKKDFREYCSTVRAKFPGVTTKGKKGAATRGSSEIQNTNRLLSGDSDVTAYQGIAGVKNGNTTNAGATFTGVAERGGKVLLVTVMNPEKKEHNEVYKEAARLLDWGFQAAGKVQPVGELVPPKDVDTTAQPGAKASGGASPGTGSGTGSAKASSKPVAASTGAAKGGSSGIGVALGIMGGSLVLLAAGVFLVNRRWPLPDLMRRRR; via the coding sequence GTGTCTGCCTCCAAAAAGACCGTCACGCGATCCCTGTTGGTCGCTTCCGCCACGTTGCTGACCCTTTCGCTCACGGCGCCCGCGTTCGCCGATGCCGACCCCGACACGGGTCCGACAGAGAGCCCCAGCCCCTCGGCCACTCCCCCCGCGAACATGTCGACCCTCGGCGGTGAGCGGCTCGGCCGGCCCGGCAGCCAGGTGAACCTCGGCGGCGGCGCCCCCGTCCTGCCCAAGGACGTCACCGCCCGGTCCTGGATCGTCGCCGACGCCGAGTCGGGTGACGTCCTGGCCGCGCACAACGCGCACTGGCGACTGCCCCCGGCGAGCACCCTGAAGATGCTGTTCGCCGACACGGTGCTGCCCAAGTTCCCGAGGACCACCCGGCACAAGGTGATCCCCTCGGACCTGGCGGGCATCGGCGCGGGCTCCAGCGTGGTGGGCATAAAGGAGAACGAGACGTACACCGTCCACGACCTGTGGCTCGGTGTCTTCCTGCGTTCCGGCAACGACGCCGTGCATGTGCTGTCCGCGATGAACGGCGGCGTCGCCGAGACGGTCAAGGACATGCGGGCGCACGCCGAGGACCTCCAGGCACTCGACACGAACGTGGTGAGCCCGGACGGCTACGACGCCAGGGGCCAGGTGTCGTCGGCGTACGACCTGTCGCTGTTCGCCCGTTCGGGGCTCCAGAAGAAGGACTTCCGGGAGTACTGCTCGACGGTGCGGGCGAAATTCCCCGGGGTGACGACCAAGGGCAAGAAGGGCGCGGCCACCCGCGGGTCCTCCGAGATCCAGAACACCAACCGGCTGCTGAGCGGCGACAGCGACGTCACCGCGTACCAGGGCATCGCGGGCGTGAAGAACGGCAACACCACCAACGCGGGCGCCACCTTCACGGGTGTCGCCGAACGCGGCGGGAAGGTGCTGCTCGTCACCGTCATGAACCCGGAGAAGAAGGAGCACAACGAGGTCTACAAGGAGGCCGCGCGGCTCCTCGACTGGGGGTTCCAGGCCGCGGGCAAGGTCCAGCCGGTCGGCGAACTGGTCCCGCCGAAGGACGTCGACACCACCGCTCAGCCGGGCGCGAAGGCATCGGGCGGGGCGAGCCCCGGCACCGGCTCCGGGACCGGCTCCGCCAAGGCCTCCTCGAAGCCGGTGGCGGCCTCCACCGGCGCGGCGAAGGGCGGTTCGAGCGGCATCGGCGTCGCGCTCGGCATCATGGGCGGCTCTCTCGTACTGCTCGCGGCGGGCGTCTTCCTGGTCAACCGCCGCTGGCCGCTGCCGGACCTGATGCGCCGCCGCCGCTGA
- a CDS encoding GtrA family protein, translating into MATRAAGVRERLLRELLGFAAVGVLAYAADLGLFVWLRGPVGLDPLTAKALSFLAGCSVAYAGNAHGTYRHAPARGPRRYVIFFAVNVAGALVQLLCIAVSHYGLGFTSPRADTVSGAGIGMALATVLRFWGTRSLVFRGEGRDGSWTG; encoded by the coding sequence GTGGCGACGAGGGCGGCCGGTGTCCGGGAACGGCTCCTGCGTGAACTCCTCGGGTTCGCCGCCGTCGGCGTCCTCGCCTACGCGGCCGACCTCGGTCTCTTCGTCTGGCTGCGGGGTCCGGTGGGTCTGGATCCGCTGACCGCCAAGGCGCTGTCCTTCCTGGCGGGCTGCTCGGTGGCGTACGCCGGAAACGCGCACGGCACCTACCGGCACGCCCCTGCCCGCGGCCCGCGCCGGTACGTGATCTTCTTCGCGGTCAATGTCGCGGGCGCGCTCGTACAACTGCTGTGCATCGCCGTCAGTCACTACGGACTCGGATTCACCTCACCGCGCGCGGACACCGTGTCCGGTGCGGGAATCGGCATGGCGCTCGCCACTGTCCTGCGTTTTTGGGGTACTCGGTCACTGGTTTTCCGAGGCGAGGGCAGAGACGGATCATGGACTGGCTGA
- a CDS encoding decaprenyl-phosphate phosphoribosyltransferase: protein MAERTALLERTPAVAPPPRSLTGLLGGLVRTARPRQWVKNVLVVAAPAAAGRLLSPHAIGQLALVFALFTTCAAAVYLINDARDAVADRAHPVKRHRPVAVGQVPVPVAYAVGGALAVLAPAVAAWLCPPAVCALLTAYIGMQLAYCVSLKHVLVVDLVVVTTGFLMRAMIGGLALGIPLSRWFLITTGFGALFMVSAKRYSEAVQMAGNGGATRALLTEYTTGYLRFVWQLAAGVSVLGYCLWALEEGGVPSTGVLPWRQLSMVAFILAVLRYAVFADRGTAGEPEDVVLRDRALALIGLVWLAMYGLAVANW from the coding sequence ATGGCTGAGCGCACGGCGCTTCTGGAGCGCACCCCGGCCGTCGCCCCGCCGCCGAGGAGCCTGACCGGGCTCCTCGGCGGTCTCGTCAGAACCGCGCGCCCCCGCCAGTGGGTGAAGAACGTGCTCGTGGTGGCCGCCCCGGCCGCCGCGGGCCGGCTCCTGTCGCCACACGCCATCGGCCAACTAGCCCTTGTCTTCGCCCTGTTCACGACCTGCGCCGCCGCCGTGTACCTGATCAACGACGCCCGGGACGCCGTCGCCGACCGTGCCCACCCGGTGAAGCGCCACCGCCCGGTCGCGGTGGGCCAGGTCCCCGTCCCGGTCGCGTACGCCGTCGGAGGCGCCCTCGCGGTCCTCGCCCCCGCCGTCGCGGCCTGGCTCTGCCCACCGGCCGTCTGCGCGCTGCTGACCGCGTACATCGGCATGCAGCTGGCGTACTGCGTCAGCCTGAAGCACGTGCTCGTCGTGGACCTCGTCGTCGTCACGACCGGGTTCCTGATGCGGGCGATGATCGGCGGCCTGGCCCTCGGCATCCCGCTCTCGCGCTGGTTCCTGATCACCACCGGCTTCGGGGCGCTGTTCATGGTCTCGGCGAAGCGTTACTCCGAGGCCGTGCAGATGGCGGGGAACGGGGGCGCCACACGCGCGTTGCTCACCGAGTACACGACCGGCTACCTGCGCTTCGTCTGGCAGCTTGCCGCCGGGGTCTCCGTCCTCGGCTACTGCCTGTGGGCCCTGGAGGAGGGCGGAGTGCCGAGCACCGGGGTGCTGCCGTGGCGCCAGTTGTCCATGGTCGCCTTCATCCTGGCCGTCCTGCGCTACGCCGTCTTCGCCGACCGGGGCACGGCGGGCGAGCCGGAGGACGTGGTCCTGCGGGACCGCGCGCTCGCCCTCATCGGCCTGGTGTGGCTGGCGATGTACGGGCTCGCGGTGGCGAACTGGTGA
- a CDS encoding phosphatase PAP2 family protein codes for MDRRLDDLDTRIDGMDRRLLSALHAYGTDPRVAAVARALSRSGEHGALWLAAGLAGAAADRERRGAWLRATALTATAHLASMGVKRIVRRPRPAHVAPLVRTAGRHSFPSSHATSAAAAAVAYGALGAYVVVPFAAAMCVSRLVVGVHYPTDVAAGAALGAAAAGLGARWIGAGHG; via the coding sequence ATGGACCGCCGACTTGATGACCTGGACACACGGATCGACGGAATGGACCGCCGACTGCTGTCCGCACTCCACGCGTACGGAACGGACCCGCGCGTAGCGGCCGTCGCGCGTGCCCTGTCCCGGAGCGGGGAGCACGGGGCGCTGTGGCTCGCCGCGGGGCTCGCGGGGGCGGCCGCCGACCGGGAGCGGCGCGGCGCCTGGCTGCGCGCGACGGCGCTCACCGCCACCGCGCACCTCGCGAGCATGGGCGTGAAGCGCATCGTGCGCCGCCCCCGCCCCGCGCACGTGGCGCCCTTGGTCCGCACGGCAGGGCGGCACTCCTTCCCCAGTTCGCACGCCACCTCCGCGGCTGCCGCGGCGGTCGCCTACGGCGCCCTCGGGGCGTACGTCGTCGTGCCGTTCGCCGCCGCGATGTGCGTCTCACGTCTCGTCGTCGGCGTGCACTACCCCACGGATGTCGCCGCCGGCGCGGCCCTGGGCGCCGCGGCGGCCGGACTGGGCGCCCGCTGGATCGGAGCCGGCCATGGCTGA
- a CDS encoding FAD-binding oxidoreductase, with protein sequence MPADTVSVTGWGRTAPTTARLVRPRTYEEAAAAVRECGTRGGIARGLGRAYGDAAQNAGGAVLDMTGLDRIHTVDVDGGTVRCDAGVSLHHLMEVLLPLGHFVPVTPGTRYVTVGGAIGADIHGKNHHVSGSFARHVLSFELLTADGEVRRVGRGTPLFDATAGGMGLTGVILTATVRLQPVETALMSVDTERAVDLDDLMARLTATDHRYRYSVAWIDLLARGSRMGRSVLTRGDHAPLDSLPARARRHPLAFRPSRLPAAPAFVPEGLLGRTSVGLFNELWYRKAPRARVGELQRIPAFFHPLDGVPHWNRVYGRGGFVQYQFVVGHGREETLRRIVRRISERRCPSFLAVLKRFGEGDPGWLSFPMPGWTLALDIPANLPGLGAFLDELDEEVAGAGGRVYLAKDARLRPELLAAMYPRLGVFRSLRQELDPRGVFTSDLSRRLDL encoded by the coding sequence ATGCCTGCCGACACCGTCTCCGTCACGGGTTGGGGCCGCACCGCCCCGACCACCGCCCGCCTGGTCCGCCCGCGCACCTACGAGGAGGCCGCGGCGGCCGTCCGTGAGTGCGGGACGCGGGGAGGGATCGCGCGGGGGCTCGGGCGGGCGTACGGCGACGCGGCGCAGAACGCGGGCGGGGCCGTGCTCGACATGACGGGCCTGGACCGGATCCACACGGTCGACGTGGACGGCGGCACGGTCCGGTGCGACGCGGGGGTGTCCCTGCACCACCTCATGGAGGTCCTGCTCCCCCTCGGCCATTTCGTGCCGGTGACGCCGGGGACCCGCTATGTGACCGTGGGCGGCGCGATCGGTGCGGACATCCACGGCAAGAACCACCATGTGTCGGGCTCGTTCGCCCGTCACGTCCTGTCCTTCGAGCTGCTGACGGCGGACGGCGAGGTCCGGAGGGTCGGCCGCGGCACCCCCCTCTTCGACGCCACGGCGGGCGGCATGGGCCTGACCGGGGTGATCCTCACCGCGACCGTCCGCCTCCAGCCGGTGGAGACCGCCCTGATGTCCGTCGACACCGAGCGCGCGGTGGACCTGGACGACCTGATGGCCCGGCTGACCGCGACCGACCACCGGTACCGCTACTCGGTCGCCTGGATCGATCTTCTCGCCCGCGGGTCACGCATGGGACGCTCGGTCCTCACCCGCGGCGATCACGCGCCGCTGGACTCACTGCCGGCACGCGCGCGCAGACACCCGCTGGCGTTCCGTCCCTCGCGGTTGCCGGCCGCCCCCGCCTTCGTACCGGAAGGCCTCCTCGGACGGACGTCGGTGGGCCTCTTCAACGAACTCTGGTACCGGAAGGCACCCCGCGCGCGGGTGGGTGAACTCCAGCGGATCCCGGCCTTCTTCCACCCCCTCGACGGCGTGCCGCACTGGAACCGCGTCTACGGGCGCGGTGGCTTCGTCCAGTACCAGTTCGTCGTCGGACACGGCCGGGAGGAGACCCTGCGCCGGATCGTGCGGCGCATCTCCGAGCGCCGCTGTCCGTCCTTCCTCGCCGTCCTGAAGCGCTTCGGAGAGGGCGATCCGGGCTGGCTGTCCTTCCCGATGCCCGGCTGGACCCTCGCCCTGGACATCCCGGCGAACCTGCCCGGCCTCGGCGCCTTCCTCGACGAGCTCGACGAGGAGGTGGCGGGCGCCGGAGGCCGCGTGTACCTGGCCAAGGACGCGCGGCTGCGGCCCGAGCTGCTGGCCGCGATGTATCCGCGGCTCGGCGTGTTCCGGTCGCTGCGCCAGGAGCTGGACCCCCGGGGCGTCTTCACCTCGGACCTGTCCCGCCGCCTGGACCTGTAG